A genomic stretch from Flavobacterium humidisoli includes:
- a CDS encoding SusC/RagA family TonB-linked outer membrane protein, with protein sequence MKKIFLIFMIVFTAQVSLAQVKNVKGVITDSDGMPLPGASVAVQGGQKGTTTDFDGLYTIEVQKGQSLVFTYVGLETQTIVVGDAATINVKMVQGASNSLNEVVVTSLGIKKTRKSLTYAAQELKGEELTRVKDPNLINTVAGKIAGVAVTKSSSGAGGSTKVVIRGNSSFVNNQPLYVIDGIPLYNQGTGQPNGTFGDLAGGNRDGGDIVSLINPDDYEGMTVLKGAAASVLYGSQGANGVILLNSKKGKAGVESFNINSVTTFDSAAYLPKFQSDYTSAEGDPRSWGDKKKVEGDVKDFFETGVTQITSMSFSKATEGNSTSLTYANTDASGIIPGNHLKKNNFGIRQTSKFLNDRLSVAVTGNYVAQTINNRPTNGLYFNPISGVYSHPRAFSLNDLKTYEVFDPVRNMNVQNYPGFAAVNESNENPYWQINRQKSLDTNNFFNGAIALDYKVAEWFHLASRYSYNRSESNFQKEMYASSATSLVHATGRYINANTIGTQNYADLLGLFNTKMGENFSFNGTFGTSINNTKVTGLTVDSGIGGGLNYANIFTLGNFVNNNGNVQTGAEREVQSVFAATTFGYKDYLFLDLAARNDWSSTLVNTNDSSFFYPSVGVTGILSDMFTLPEVFNFGKVRATYAQVGNDISPFITSPTSTIVAGSIVNPPVGPMPGTTLKPELKSEVELGTEWRMFDSRLGFEFSFYDSKTKNQFIQVPAPATNPFGYTNYAINAGSISNKGFEVVLYADIVRGEKFNWDTRLNYSQNKSRVNDIPAEEGTGGRIVLTDPGSNSYRYSLIEGRPFGVIEGKNLKRDDQGRILVNDDNTIQRTDWEEVGNANPDFMLGWSNTFKFGSFTANILIDGRFGGEVLSLTQAINDYNGVSKATGDARNAGGVKINGVRASDGTPVTTMDAFDYYNGTAGRNGASGEYVYSATNVNVREISVGYTFKKDKLPYVQSATISLIARNLFFLYKDAPFDPNVALSTGEGLQGVDVFGLPSTRNIGLNLNLTF encoded by the coding sequence ATGAAAAAAATTTTCTTAATCTTTATGATTGTTTTTACGGCGCAAGTTTCGCTTGCACAAGTAAAAAATGTCAAGGGTGTGATTACAGATTCTGATGGTATGCCATTACCTGGAGCTTCTGTTGCTGTACAAGGAGGGCAAAAGGGAACAACTACCGATTTTGACGGATTGTACACTATTGAAGTTCAAAAGGGTCAAAGTTTAGTTTTCACTTATGTAGGACTAGAAACTCAGACTATAGTTGTAGGAGATGCTGCTACAATTAATGTGAAGATGGTTCAAGGAGCTTCAAATTCATTAAATGAGGTTGTTGTAACTTCTTTAGGGATAAAGAAAACAAGAAAATCTTTGACTTATGCAGCTCAAGAACTTAAAGGGGAAGAGTTAACTCGTGTTAAAGATCCTAACCTTATTAATACTGTTGCTGGTAAAATTGCCGGTGTTGCAGTAACAAAAAGTTCATCTGGAGCAGGAGGTTCTACAAAAGTTGTAATTCGTGGTAATTCGTCTTTTGTAAACAATCAGCCTTTATATGTAATTGATGGTATTCCGTTGTACAATCAAGGTACAGGACAACCAAATGGTACTTTTGGGGATTTAGCAGGAGGTAACCGTGATGGTGGTGATATCGTTTCATTGATCAACCCTGATGATTATGAAGGAATGACTGTACTTAAAGGTGCTGCGGCTTCTGTATTATACGGTAGTCAAGGTGCTAATGGTGTAATTTTACTTAATTCTAAAAAAGGAAAAGCTGGAGTTGAATCATTCAATATCAATTCTGTTACAACATTTGACAGTGCGGCTTATTTGCCAAAATTCCAATCAGATTACACATCTGCAGAAGGAGATCCGAGATCTTGGGGAGATAAGAAAAAAGTAGAAGGTGATGTTAAAGATTTCTTTGAAACAGGGGTTACACAAATTACTTCTATGTCTTTTTCTAAAGCAACTGAAGGAAATTCTACAAGCTTAACGTATGCTAATACAGATGCTTCTGGAATTATACCTGGAAATCATTTGAAGAAAAATAACTTCGGAATTCGTCAAACAAGCAAATTCTTAAACGATAGATTGAGTGTTGCTGTAACAGGAAATTATGTTGCACAAACAATTAACAATAGACCAACAAATGGTTTATATTTCAATCCAATTAGTGGTGTTTACTCTCATCCAAGAGCTTTTAGCTTAAATGATTTGAAAACATATGAGGTTTTTGATCCTGTTAGAAACATGAATGTTCAAAATTATCCTGGTTTTGCAGCGGTAAATGAAAGTAATGAAAATCCATACTGGCAGATTAACAGACAAAAATCTCTTGATACAAACAATTTCTTCAATGGAGCAATTGCTTTAGATTATAAAGTTGCTGAATGGTTTCATTTAGCTTCAAGATATAGCTATAACAGAAGTGAGAGCAATTTCCAAAAAGAAATGTACGCTAGTTCTGCAACTTCTTTAGTACATGCTACAGGAAGATACATCAATGCAAATACAATCGGTACTCAAAATTATGCTGATTTATTAGGTTTATTTAATACAAAAATGGGTGAAAACTTTTCATTCAATGGTACATTCGGAACAAGTATCAATAATACTAAAGTTACTGGTTTGACTGTAGATTCAGGAATCGGAGGAGGTTTGAATTATGCTAATATCTTTACTTTAGGAAACTTTGTAAATAATAACGGTAACGTTCAAACAGGAGCAGAAAGAGAAGTTCAGTCTGTGTTTGCTGCTACAACTTTTGGATACAAAGATTATTTATTCTTAGATCTTGCAGCTAGAAATGACTGGTCGTCTACTTTAGTAAACACTAACGATTCTAGTTTCTTCTATCCATCTGTGGGGGTTACAGGTATTCTTAGCGATATGTTTACATTACCAGAAGTTTTCAACTTTGGAAAAGTTCGTGCTACTTATGCACAAGTTGGTAATGACATCTCTCCATTTATTACAAGTCCTACATCTACAATTGTTGCAGGAAGTATTGTAAATCCACCAGTTGGACCAATGCCAGGTACAACATTAAAACCTGAATTAAAATCTGAGGTTGAGTTAGGTACAGAATGGAGAATGTTTGATAGCAGATTAGGTTTCGAGTTTTCTTTCTATGATTCTAAAACTAAAAACCAATTTATTCAAGTTCCTGCTCCAGCTACTAACCCTTTTGGTTATACAAATTATGCAATCAACGCTGGTAGTATTTCTAACAAAGGTTTTGAAGTTGTACTTTATGCAGATATCGTTAGAGGAGAAAAATTCAACTGGGATACTAGACTTAACTATTCACAAAATAAGAGTAGAGTAAATGATATTCCTGCTGAAGAAGGAACAGGAGGTAGAATTGTTCTTACTGATCCAGGATCTAACAGCTACAGATATTCATTAATTGAAGGAAGACCATTTGGTGTAATTGAAGGTAAAAATCTAAAAAGAGATGATCAAGGAAGAATCTTAGTTAATGACGACAATACTATTCAAAGAACAGATTGGGAAGAAGTTGGTAATGCTAATCCTGATTTCATGTTAGGATGGTCTAACACTTTTAAATTTGGATCATTTACTGCAAATATCTTAATTGATGGACGTTTTGGAGGAGAAGTTCTTAGTTTAACTCAAGCAATCAACGATTACAATGGAGTATCTAAAGCTACAGGTGATGCTAGAAATGCTGGAGGTGTTAAAATTAACGGTGTAAGAGCGAGCGACGGAACTCCTGTAACTACAATGGATGCATTTGATTATTACAATGGTACAGCAGGTAGAAATGGAGCTTCAGGAGAGTATGTGTACAGTGCAACAAATGTAAATGTAAGAGAGATATCTGTTGGATATACTTTCAAAAAGGACAAATTGCCATATGTGCAATCTGCAACTATCTCTTTAATTGCTAGAAATTTATTCTTTCTTTACAAAGATGCACCATTTGATCCAAACGTAGCTTTAAGTACAGGTGAAGGCTTACAAGGTGTTGATGTGTTTGGTTTACCTTCAACAAGAAATATTGGTCTTAATTTAAACTTAACATTCTAA
- the fsa gene encoding fructose-6-phosphate aldolase, with the protein MKFFIDTANLAQIKEAQALGVLDGVTTNPSLMAKEGITGKNNILKHYVDICNLVDGDVSAEVNALDFEGMVKEGEELAELHEQIVVKLPMTKEGVMAAKYFSDKGIKTNVTLVFSVGQALLAAKAGATFVSPFVGRLDDISTDGLNLIQEIREVYDNYGYETQILAASVRHTMHIVNCAKIGADVMTGPLSAIYGLLKHPLTDIGLAQFVADFEKGNK; encoded by the coding sequence ATGAAATTTTTTATAGACACAGCTAATTTAGCTCAAATTAAAGAAGCACAAGCTTTAGGTGTTTTGGATGGTGTAACGACTAATCCGTCATTAATGGCAAAAGAAGGAATCACTGGAAAAAACAATATCCTTAAACACTATGTTGACATTTGCAATCTTGTTGATGGTGATGTAAGTGCAGAAGTTAATGCTCTTGACTTTGAAGGTATGGTTAAAGAAGGAGAGGAATTAGCTGAATTGCATGAGCAGATTGTTGTAAAACTTCCTATGACTAAGGAAGGTGTTATGGCAGCAAAATACTTTTCTGATAAAGGAATTAAAACTAACGTAACTCTTGTTTTCTCTGTAGGACAAGCACTTTTAGCTGCAAAAGCTGGAGCAACTTTTGTTTCTCCATTTGTTGGGCGTTTAGATGATATTTCTACTGATGGATTGAATTTGATTCAAGAAATTAGAGAGGTTTATGATAACTACGGTTACGAAACTCAAATTTTAGCAGCTTCTGTACGTCACACTATGCATATTGTAAACTGTGCTAAAATTGGTGCAGACGTTATGACTGGACCTCTTTCTGCAATTTACGGTTTATTGAAACACCCATTGACAGATATCGGTTTAGCTCAGTTTGTAGCTGACTTTGAAAAAGGAAATAAATAA
- a CDS encoding SDR family oxidoreductase, producing the protein MSKVVLITGGSSGIGKSIGEFLHQKGFVVYGTSRNPEKVLNSVFPLVTLDVRNSDSIKTAVNKIIETSGRLDIVINNAGVGITGPLEEIPTEEIRNNFETNFFGPIEVMKAALPQMRKQNSGLIINITSIAGYMGLPYRSVYSASKGALELITEALRMEVKSFGIEITNVAPGDFATNIAAGRYHAPVVKDSAYEKVYGEVLATMNDHVDAGSNPNEMAEAVYKIIQTEKPNVHYKVGAFMQKFSIVLKRALPDKMYEKMLMNHYKL; encoded by the coding sequence ATGAGCAAAGTCGTTTTAATTACCGGAGGATCATCAGGAATTGGAAAATCTATTGGTGAATTTTTACATCAAAAAGGTTTTGTTGTATACGGAACAAGTAGAAATCCTGAGAAAGTTTTAAATTCAGTTTTTCCATTAGTTACTTTAGATGTTAGAAACTCTGATTCTATTAAAACAGCGGTAAATAAAATTATCGAAACTTCTGGAAGATTAGATATTGTAATTAATAACGCTGGAGTTGGAATTACAGGGCCTTTAGAAGAAATTCCGACTGAGGAAATTCGAAATAATTTTGAGACTAACTTTTTTGGTCCAATTGAAGTTATGAAAGCGGCATTGCCACAAATGCGTAAACAAAATTCTGGACTTATTATAAATATCACTTCGATTGCGGGTTATATGGGACTTCCTTATAGAAGTGTTTATTCGGCATCAAAAGGGGCTTTGGAATTGATTACTGAAGCTTTAAGAATGGAAGTTAAATCTTTTGGAATTGAAATTACCAATGTTGCGCCTGGAGATTTTGCTACAAATATTGCCGCCGGACGTTATCATGCACCAGTTGTTAAAGATTCTGCTTACGAAAAGGTTTATGGCGAAGTTCTGGCCACAATGAATGATCATGTTGATGCAGGAAGTAATCCAAATGAAATGGCAGAAGCGGTTTATAAAATTATTCAAACTGAAAAACCAAACGTACATTATAAAGTGGGCGCTTTTATGCAGAAGTTTTCGATTGTATTAAAACGTGCGCTTCCAGATAAAATGTATGAGAAAATGTTAATGAACCACTATAAATTATAA
- a CDS encoding LytR/AlgR family response regulator transcription factor, which translates to MKIKCVLIDDEPLAIKVLQNYFTNFTDFEVVATFNNSLEALDFINSTPVDAVFLDINMPMMTGFELISLIENKTKVIITTAFREFAAESYDLDVLDYLVKPIPLPRFIKCINKITTEYNLKNNIKIETAKGDSHIFIKVDKKMMKINIEEILFVEGMKEYIKVVTPDKTYITHKSLTSLSEELPADRFLRIHKSYVIALNKVKSIEGNRVQIQSYNIPIGRNYSKEVKNKILE; encoded by the coding sequence ATGAAGATTAAATGCGTGTTAATTGATGATGAGCCTTTAGCTATCAAAGTCCTGCAAAATTACTTTACCAATTTTACAGATTTTGAAGTTGTTGCGACATTCAATAATTCTCTAGAGGCGCTCGATTTTATCAACAGTACCCCTGTTGATGCTGTCTTTTTAGATATTAACATGCCTATGATGACGGGTTTTGAACTTATTAGCCTTATCGAAAACAAAACCAAAGTTATTATTACCACTGCATTTAGAGAATTTGCTGCAGAAAGTTATGATTTGGATGTTTTAGATTATTTGGTAAAACCAATTCCGTTGCCAAGATTTATAAAATGCATCAACAAAATTACTACCGAATACAATCTCAAAAACAATATCAAGATTGAAACCGCAAAAGGAGATTCACATATTTTCATCAAAGTGGATAAAAAAATGATGAAAATTAATATTGAAGAAATTCTTTTTGTCGAAGGAATGAAAGAATACATAAAAGTTGTCACTCCTGACAAAACCTATATTACGCATAAATCTCTTACATCCTTATCTGAAGAATTACCTGCCGATCGCTTTCTTAGAATACATAAATCTTATGTAATTGCGCTAAATAAAGTAAAATCTATAGAAGGAAACCGCGTTCAAATACAATCTTACAACATTCCGATAGGCAGAAACTACAGTAAAGAAGTTAAAAACAAGATATTGGAATAA
- a CDS encoding MFS transporter: MSSENVQTKWGQFISLIIVFFFWGFVGSANDILIPVFKKVFTLSQVQSQLVAWAFYAAYFVGSIIFFLVSLKMDVLQKFGYKKTLSAGLLLSAVGSFLFIPAATMESFPFFLTALFTVGLGFSIQQIVANPLAIKMGSPATGAHRLTLAGGINSFGTTIGAILLGIALFGMGDNKNTSLSLEDIKLPFIILGLAFIVVAVFMNFSKIEDPEKEEVEVVKTAHEKFNILDYPQLYLGMLGIFIYVGTEVTIISNLPALLHTAEFGNVLEDAIAPFIALYWGSLMIGRWNGGVNVFNTSNLVNTALKFIVPALAFGVIIGANIFAAHDVSSFYIYPIWILLFIAVSFVGGKNAGKTLMLFGISGLTMMALGLAWPDPEIAKFFFISGGLFLSIMWPSIFDLAIAGLGKNTGKASSFLIMMILGGGVIPLVQGSICDLDATNPNGIFGITYTHFSYIIPLLGFAYLGFYGFYCPKILKRQGISHIESAGGGH, encoded by the coding sequence ATGAGTTCAGAAAATGTGCAAACCAAATGGGGGCAATTTATCTCTTTGATAATCGTCTTCTTCTTTTGGGGTTTTGTTGGTTCAGCCAATGATATCCTGATTCCAGTATTCAAAAAAGTATTTACATTATCGCAAGTACAATCTCAATTAGTAGCTTGGGCATTTTATGCTGCATACTTCGTAGGATCTATTATTTTCTTTTTAGTATCCTTGAAAATGGACGTTTTACAAAAATTCGGATATAAAAAAACCCTTTCAGCTGGTTTACTCCTTTCAGCAGTAGGATCATTTTTATTCATTCCAGCTGCAACAATGGAAAGTTTCCCATTCTTCTTAACAGCTTTATTTACTGTAGGTTTAGGATTCTCAATACAACAAATTGTGGCTAATCCATTAGCAATTAAAATGGGAAGCCCAGCAACTGGAGCACACCGTTTAACATTAGCTGGAGGTATTAACTCATTCGGAACAACAATTGGGGCTATCCTTTTAGGAATTGCTTTATTTGGAATGGGAGATAATAAAAACACTTCACTTTCATTAGAAGACATCAAATTACCTTTCATCATTCTTGGTTTAGCATTTATTGTCGTAGCCGTTTTTATGAACTTCTCTAAAATCGAAGATCCTGAAAAAGAAGAAGTTGAAGTAGTTAAAACAGCACACGAAAAATTTAATATACTAGATTACCCGCAACTTTATTTAGGAATGTTAGGAATCTTCATCTATGTTGGAACTGAGGTTACTATCATTAGTAATTTACCAGCTTTGCTTCATACTGCAGAATTCGGAAACGTTTTAGAAGATGCCATTGCTCCATTCATTGCCCTTTATTGGGGAAGTTTAATGATTGGACGTTGGAATGGTGGAGTTAACGTTTTCAACACTTCAAATCTTGTAAACACAGCATTGAAATTTATTGTTCCAGCTTTAGCATTCGGAGTTATCATTGGAGCAAATATCTTTGCTGCGCATGATGTTTCTTCATTCTACATTTACCCAATCTGGATCTTATTATTTATTGCAGTAAGCTTTGTAGGAGGTAAAAACGCAGGAAAAACATTAATGCTTTTCGGAATTTCAGGATTAACTATGATGGCATTAGGATTAGCATGGCCAGATCCAGAAATTGCTAAATTCTTCTTTATCTCTGGCGGATTGTTCTTATCTATCATGTGGCCTTCAATCTTCGATTTAGCAATTGCAGGATTAGGAAAAAACACAGGAAAAGCATCTTCTTTCTTGATCATGATGATTCTTGGTGGTGGAGTAATTCCATTGGTACAAGGAAGTATCTGTGATTTAGATGCAACAAATCCAAACGGAATTTTCGGCATCACTTACACTCACTTCTCTTACATTATACCGCTTCTTGGTTTTGCATATTTAGGATTCTACGGTTTCTACTGTCCTAAAATTTTAAAAAGACAAGGTATTAGCCACATAGAAAGTGCTGGTGGAGGACACTAA
- a CDS encoding glutaminyl-peptide cyclotransferase, whose product MKKYNFLAVILLGITLVGCGEKNKGENSLFTIDDSAFPAHLTQKEALNIGILNPKSKEIDSVAYFVNDQRVGGTKGAANFRFELIDQKLGYQYLKAKVYFDGDSSDATARIEVVSDIEPKLLKYKVVNTFPHDTTAFTEGLEFHDGRLFESTGQKGDSYFREVDYKTGKVIKQVDLGKEYFGEGITFFGDKLYQLTWQEKTGYIYDAKTLKLEKTFKYDKDIEGWGMTHDDKYIYHSDGTEKIWRMDPATQKLIDYINVYSGNSKIKAINELELINGKFYANVWQKDAIAVVNPESGAVERILNLSDLRKSLKAKNAEVLNGIAYNPATKTIFVTGKYWDKMFEITVSE is encoded by the coding sequence ATGAAAAAATATAACTTCCTAGCTGTCATTTTATTAGGAATCACATTGGTTGGATGTGGAGAAAAAAATAAAGGTGAAAATTCTTTATTTACTATCGATGATTCTGCTTTTCCCGCTCACCTTACGCAAAAAGAAGCGCTTAATATTGGAATTTTAAACCCAAAATCTAAAGAAATTGACAGCGTTGCCTACTTCGTAAACGACCAAAGAGTTGGAGGTACAAAAGGTGCTGCAAATTTTAGATTTGAATTAATAGATCAAAAATTAGGATATCAATACCTAAAAGCTAAAGTTTATTTTGATGGAGATTCTTCTGATGCAACTGCTAGAATTGAAGTAGTTTCAGATATTGAGCCTAAATTATTAAAATATAAAGTCGTAAATACTTTTCCGCATGACACCACAGCTTTTACAGAAGGCTTAGAGTTTCACGACGGAAGACTTTTTGAAAGTACTGGACAAAAAGGAGATTCTTATTTTAGGGAAGTAGATTATAAAACAGGCAAAGTAATCAAACAAGTTGATCTTGGTAAAGAATATTTTGGTGAAGGAATTACTTTTTTTGGCGACAAATTATATCAATTAACTTGGCAGGAAAAAACGGGTTACATATATGACGCAAAGACTTTAAAACTAGAAAAAACATTCAAATACGATAAAGATATTGAAGGTTGGGGAATGACACACGATGACAAATACATCTATCATTCTGATGGAACTGAGAAAATATGGAGAATGGACCCTGCAACTCAAAAATTAATTGATTACATCAACGTATATTCTGGAAATTCAAAAATTAAAGCTATTAATGAGCTTGAATTAATCAATGGTAAATTCTACGCAAATGTTTGGCAGAAAGATGCTATAGCGGTTGTAAATCCAGAATCTGGAGCAGTGGAAAGAATCTTAAATCTTTCAGATTTACGTAAATCATTAAAAGCTAAAAATGCTGAAGTTTTAAATGGTATTGCTTACAATCCTGCTACTAAAACAATTTTCGTTACAGGTAAATATTGGGATAAAATGTTCGAAATTACAGTTTCGGAATAA
- a CDS encoding sensor histidine kinase has translation MKEIRKVKFDIKLQNHIWFWGVYFTLNFLRWGAYFNDYPYAFKSNVIEFSLVIPLVYLNLFVLVPKYVLKQKYILYTFLLLVSLFVMYLLKTALTYYIISENIWPEANREYHPFEINHIVAVCIGELYVLAMASSVYLTLTWLRERERNRSLRENQFKIKLKYLENQIQPHFFFNTLNNLYALSLESSKKVPDVIIKLSNLMEYVLYDVKGTKFVPLIKEIDYIQNYIEIEKLRFENVEVTINLESNIEDVVVPPLIFISLVENAFKHGGLNNKNLKIKINCKVIDNKVLDFEILNNFVISQNHNPKKGIGLVNTKKRLKLIYRNNFSLKQQTKLNFYIIRLQIPTQNED, from the coding sequence TTGAAAGAAATACGAAAAGTTAAATTTGATATTAAACTTCAAAATCATATCTGGTTTTGGGGAGTATATTTTACTTTAAACTTTTTAAGATGGGGAGCGTACTTTAATGATTACCCTTATGCATTCAAATCTAACGTAATTGAATTCTCTCTAGTTATTCCTCTAGTATATTTGAATTTATTTGTTTTAGTTCCGAAATACGTACTAAAACAAAAGTATATACTCTATACTTTTTTGCTTCTAGTAAGTTTGTTTGTAATGTATCTGCTAAAAACAGCCCTAACCTATTATATTATATCAGAAAATATCTGGCCAGAAGCAAATCGCGAATACCATCCTTTTGAGATCAATCACATTGTTGCTGTTTGCATAGGAGAATTGTATGTTCTTGCTATGGCATCTTCTGTGTATCTTACTTTAACCTGGTTGAGAGAACGTGAAAGAAATAGATCATTGAGAGAAAATCAATTTAAAATAAAACTAAAGTATCTCGAAAATCAGATTCAGCCTCATTTTTTCTTTAATACATTAAATAATCTGTATGCTTTATCATTAGAATCATCAAAGAAAGTTCCAGATGTAATTATCAAACTTTCTAATTTGATGGAGTATGTTTTGTATGATGTAAAAGGAACCAAATTTGTTCCGCTTATAAAAGAAATCGATTATATTCAGAACTATATCGAAATCGAAAAACTTCGTTTTGAAAATGTTGAAGTGACCATAAATCTAGAATCTAATATAGAAGATGTTGTTGTACCGCCTTTAATCTTTATTTCTTTGGTAGAAAATGCTTTTAAACACGGTGGATTAAACAACAAAAATTTAAAAATAAAAATCAATTGCAAAGTTATAGACAACAAAGTACTCGATTTTGAAATCTTAAATAATTTTGTAATTTCACAAAATCATAATCCGAAAAAAGGAATTGGCTTGGTTAATACAAAAAAGAGACTAAAACTGATTTACAGAAATAATTTTAGCCTAAAACAGCAAACCAAACTAAATTTCTATATAATCCGATTGCAAATACCAACTCAGAATGAAGATTAA